In one Pseudomonas sp. Bout1 genomic region, the following are encoded:
- the metR gene encoding transcriptional regulator MetR → MLEIRHLKTLHALREADSLVEAAERLHLTQSALSHQFKELEERLGMQLFVRKTKPLRFTSAGLRLLQLADATLPLLRGAERDIARLAGGTAGRLHMAIECHSCFQWLMPTIDQFRDAWPEVELDLASGFAFAPLPALARGDLDLVVTSDPLELPGITYVPLFTYEAMLAVANQHPLANKPYIVPEDLVSETLITYPVERDRLDIFTRFLEPADVEPAQVRTSELTVMMMQLVASGRGVCGMPHWALHEYSSRGYVKAKRLGEKGLFATLYAGIRADMLDAPYMRDFLLTAKDTSFSTLDGVSAVR, encoded by the coding sequence GTGCTCGAAATCCGCCACCTCAAGACCCTGCACGCCTTGCGCGAAGCCGACAGCTTGGTAGAAGCCGCTGAACGCTTGCACCTGACCCAATCGGCGCTGTCCCACCAGTTCAAGGAGCTGGAAGAACGCTTAGGGATGCAGTTGTTTGTGCGCAAGACCAAGCCGTTGCGCTTTACCAGCGCCGGCCTGCGCCTGCTGCAACTGGCGGACGCCACCCTGCCCTTGCTGCGCGGTGCCGAACGTGACATCGCGCGCCTGGCCGGCGGCACCGCCGGGCGTTTGCACATGGCCATCGAATGCCACAGTTGCTTTCAGTGGCTGATGCCCACCATCGACCAGTTCCGCGACGCCTGGCCCGAAGTCGAACTGGACCTGGCCTCCGGCTTCGCCTTCGCGCCGCTGCCGGCCCTCGCCCGTGGCGACCTGGACCTGGTGGTAACCTCCGACCCGCTGGAGCTGCCGGGCATCACCTATGTGCCGTTGTTCACCTACGAGGCGATGCTCGCCGTGGCCAACCAGCATCCGCTGGCGAACAAGCCGTACATCGTGCCCGAGGACCTGGTCAGCGAAACCTTGATCACTTACCCGGTGGAACGGGATCGCCTGGACATCTTCACGCGCTTTTTGGAACCGGCCGACGTGGAACCGGCCCAGGTACGCACCTCGGAACTGACAGTGATGATGATGCAGTTGGTGGCCAGCGGCCGTGGCGTGTGCGGCATGCCCCACTGGGCGCTGCATGAATACAGCTCCCGGGGTTATGTGAAGGCCAAGCGGCTGGGGGAGAAAGGCCTGTTTGCCACGCTGTACGCCGGGATTCGCGCCGACATGCTGGACGCACCGTACATGCGCGACTTTTTGCTGACGGCCAAGGACACTTCGTTTTCGACCCTGGACGGGGTCAGCGCGGTGCGCTGA
- a CDS encoding NUDIX domain-containing protein, which translates to MTSIIRIAAALLIGSDGQTLLVRKRGTEAFMQPGGKIDAGEQPAEALARELHEELGLRIDPAAAVYLGQFSAPAANEPGCVVQAELFQVHIYEPVAPAAEIEEVRWIDPAGDGDLHLAPLTRDLILPFYRASLIPA; encoded by the coding sequence ATGACTTCTATCATTCGTATCGCCGCTGCCCTGCTGATCGGCAGCGACGGCCAGACCCTGCTGGTACGCAAGCGCGGCACCGAGGCGTTCATGCAGCCGGGCGGCAAGATCGACGCCGGCGAGCAACCTGCCGAGGCTTTGGCTCGCGAGCTGCACGAAGAACTGGGGCTGCGCATTGACCCGGCGGCGGCGGTTTACCTGGGCCAGTTCTCGGCCCCGGCGGCCAACGAGCCGGGGTGTGTGGTGCAGGCCGAGTTGTTCCAGGTGCACATTTACGAGCCGGTGGCACCGGCCGCCGAAATTGAAGAGGTGCGCTGGATCGACCCGGCCGGCGACGGCGATTTGCATCTCGCGCCCCTGACCCGGGACTTGATCCTGCCGTTCTACCGCGCCTCGCTGATCCCTGCCTGA
- a CDS encoding HD domain-containing phosphohydrolase, translated as MGESVTFVNVDRPVVLLIDTHTDVLDRLTQLLRLEPFEVCSATDAAQALAILAQQPVDLVMSAARLPDMDGATLLAQIHHDYPHTVRILLTGETDLTLIIKAINEGQIYRYLSKPWKDEELLLALRQSLAHQHSERERLRLEQLIRQQNDELKQLNSNLEKRVASRTSELQQTADMLDLAYEELKHSYATGTEVFSLLANLRLPRSKQTNRQIIELVRTWCHGHGLDEASNRDLTMAAALYNIGKLSWSDSMMIAPADLLHSTDRERYRAYPTQSESLLMTLEPMKDAARLIRHHQERWDGSGFPDHLKGDAIPLGSRLLKLAVDFIELQRGLILERQMNSDEALLYIRKYAGRLYDPDMVEDFIQACAAFLSDVTLGDPTVKVLTTRELAEGMVLARNLNADNGMLLLNAGKVLNLPLVDKLIAFEAMEGAKYSVFIKEPDEALLSG; from the coding sequence ATGGGAGAGTCAGTGACATTCGTAAATGTAGACCGTCCGGTGGTGCTGTTGATTGACACACACACCGACGTACTGGACCGCCTGACGCAGTTGCTGCGCCTGGAGCCGTTTGAAGTCTGCAGCGCCACCGACGCCGCTCAGGCGCTGGCCATTCTGGCGCAGCAACCCGTCGACCTGGTAATGAGCGCCGCGCGCCTGCCGGACATGGACGGTGCCACCCTGCTGGCGCAGATCCACCACGACTACCCGCACACCGTACGCATTCTGCTGACCGGCGAAACCGACCTGACGTTGATCATCAAGGCGATCAACGAAGGGCAGATCTACCGCTACCTCAGCAAACCCTGGAAGGACGAAGAGCTGCTTCTGGCCTTGCGCCAGTCCCTGGCCCATCAACATTCCGAGCGTGAGCGCCTGCGCCTGGAACAACTGATCCGCCAGCAAAATGACGAACTCAAGCAGCTCAACAGCAACCTGGAAAAACGCGTGGCCTCGCGCACCAGCGAGCTGCAGCAAACCGCCGACATGCTCGACCTGGCCTACGAAGAACTCAAGCACAGCTACGCCACCGGCACCGAGGTGTTTTCGCTGCTGGCCAACCTGCGCCTGCCGCGCAGCAAACAGACCAACCGGCAAATCATCGAACTGGTGCGTACCTGGTGCCACGGCCACGGCCTGGACGAGGCCAGCAACCGCGACCTGACCATGGCGGCGGCGCTCTACAACATCGGCAAGCTGAGTTGGAGCGACAGCATGATGATCGCGCCCGCCGACCTGCTGCACAGCACCGACCGTGAGCGCTATCGGGCGTACCCAACCCAGAGCGAGTCGTTGCTGATGACCCTGGAACCGATGAAAGATGCCGCCCGCTTGATTCGCCACCACCAGGAACGCTGGGACGGCAGCGGCTTTCCCGACCACCTCAAGGGCGATGCGATTCCCCTTGGCTCGCGCCTGTTGAAGCTGGCGGTGGACTTCATCGAACTGCAACGCGGCTTGATCCTTGAGCGGCAGATGAACAGCGATGAAGCGCTGCTTTACATCCGCAAATACGCCGGGCGCCTGTACGACCCGGACATGGTGGAAGACTTCATCCAGGCCTGCGCGGCGTTCCTCAGCGACGTGACGTTGGGCGACCCGACGGTGAAAGTCCTGACCACCCGCGAACTGGCCGAAGGCATGGTGCTGGCGCGCAACCTCAATGCCGACAACGGCATGCTGCTGCTCAATGCCGGCAAGGTGTTGAACCTGCCGCTGGTGGACAAGCTGATTGCTTTCGAGGCGATGGAAGGGGCGAAGTACAGCGTGTTTATCAAGGAGCCGGATGAGGCATTGCTTTCGGGGTAA
- a CDS encoding type B 50S ribosomal protein L31 codes for MKPGIHPDYRTVLFHDTAADVFFLIGSTVDTDRTQKHSDGNTYPYVLLDVSSASHPVYTGQQRKTQSEGRIAGFNKRFASFGSAGKPAEA; via the coding sequence ATGAAACCTGGTATCCACCCCGACTACCGCACTGTGTTGTTTCACGACACCGCCGCCGATGTGTTCTTCCTGATCGGTTCCACTGTCGACACCGACCGCACGCAAAAACACAGCGACGGCAACACTTACCCCTACGTGCTGCTCGACGTCTCCAGCGCTTCGCACCCGGTGTACACCGGCCAACAGCGCAAGACCCAGTCCGAAGGCCGTATCGCCGGCTTCAACAAGCGGTTTGCGTCGTTTGGTTCGGCCGGCAAACCCGCCGAGGCGTGA